The Methanobrevibacter sp. region TTATAGGTTACCTTTCTATGATAAGGTTCGCTAAAGCCTTGTTTTCTTGTCATTCCATCTAAAATAGCCATATCTGGAATATTTGCATGGAAGAGTTCATTGCTTGATGATGTTTTGGAAATTGCAATTATTCTCTTCTTGTTTTCCAATAGATACTTTAAGGCAATCAGGTTTTCTAAACTTTCTAAGAAAGTAATTAACGCATATTCATCGATGTTTTCATCTTCAAACAAGTCTTTAAATTCTTCCTTGAAGTTAAAGGAGGATAAATCTAATTCATCTGATTCTATCTCAGATTCAAGTTTTTCCTTAACTAAGGCCACTATGTTTTCCTTATATTCTGCTGAAATGCTTTTTTCAACAGGAATTGGACGTATTAAATCTCCTAAAATAGATCCGTCATCCATATAATAATCGATTTCATAATCCTTAAAAGTCTTAATTGCTGTTTTTATCTCAAAAATGCTCATCATATTACGCAATCTTTCTTCCAAAAAGGATTGATGAGGGATTATATCAAGCTCTGCAGATTCAATGGTCTTTAGCTTTGATTCAAGGTCATTTGGATTATAGATTAGGGACTCCGCAGATACAGCATAGAAATTGAAGCTCAGATATTTCTTTTTATTATAGCTTCCATCACCTGCTGCAAGAACTATATCTGAATCACTTGGACTTATTTCCTCTTCATGCCATTTTGATTCAATATCTATTTTAGTTTCCTTATATTCCTCTAAAGGTTCATTTATTTGTCCTTTTTTTCTAATGGCCTCTGTATACAACGAATTTAAC contains the following coding sequences:
- a CDS encoding DNA double-strand break repair nuclease NurA, with translation LNSLYTEAIRKKGQINEPLEEYKETKIDIESKWHEEEISPSDSDIVLAAGDGSYNKKKYLSFNFYAVSAESLIYNPNDLESKLKTIESAELDIIPHQSFLEERLRNMMSIFEIKTAIKTFKDYEIDYYMDDGSILGDLIRPIPVEKSISAEYKENIVALVKEKLESEIESDELDLSSFNFKEEFKDLFEDENIDEYALITFLESLENLIALKYLLENKKRIIAISKTSSSNELFHANIPDMAILDGMTRKQGFSEPYHRKVTYKTKHDFPIENEFFRELWFTIFFARLDDNKNIIKIELPYYTKDLNEIREILRVLKSNSTEGYPYLLKKAHKDVVISNQDMDSLSKIIGFLDKSGREMLN